In one Brassica oleracea var. oleracea cultivar TO1000 chromosome C9, BOL, whole genome shotgun sequence genomic region, the following are encoded:
- the LOC106313078 gene encoding protein FAF-like, chloroplastic, with protein sequence MMTCGLSKSLVFSSSLKKQQGIVTILGSADCNIPSNTSSAPSLRRTFSADLSCKNWVSQNGLSPMKRISSSEKLRTFGADSLSSGDEEQDEESRSGFDIWAQIQDDKNKKNEETELGQSDVWSSILSDKKKVSESSNDTVPPPYVHPLMKRASSLSEKSLEICTESLGSETGCEGFSWHASSETGDAEIEVLNVTVTKEEEETETEVVEIEQEPITVPNHTPCIELPRGSFPPPIRSLSSQSGSALHMKTRRDNGRLVLEAVSMPSHNNFSAKRQDGHLLLAFVEISDKFDIASDEEDETAELQWFDDEEEEEEEVQDEFAYKPNGLQYTLPQNQSGLITVHRLAHKPIGVPKRNSRWHAADEFETKSDVVHSLPPRPRVAHLARSMKPPSTVDDTVGAACFNACDYSWKPTITENLGHNTKTQFQAQNYVHKSIGLGHDGWINGCKERRRSLLSVEPFCIATS encoded by the coding sequence ATGATGACTTGTGGCTTAAGCAAGAGCCTTGTCTTCTCTTCCTCGTTGAAGAAGCAGCAAGGCATAGTGACCATCCTTGGTTCCGCTGACTGTAACATTCCGTCGAACACTTCATCTGCACCTTCACTCAGGCGGACTTTCTCTGCCGATTTGTCCTGCAAGAATTGGGTCTCCCAAAATGGGTTATCTCCCATGAAGAGGATCTCTTCCTCGGAGAAGCTCCGTACCTTTGGTGCTGACTCGCTGAGCTCCGGCGACGAGGAGCAAGACGAAGAGTCTAGATCTGGGTTCGATATTTGGGCTCAGATTCAAGATGACAAGAATAAGAAGAACGAGGAGACCGAGCTGGGTCAATCCGATGTATGGAGTTCGATTCTATCGGACAAGAAGAAAGTGTCGGAATCGAGCAACGACACGGTTCCTCCACCGTACGTTCATCCTCTGATGAAACGCGCCAGCTCCTTGAGCGAGAAAAGCCTCGAGATTTGCACCGAGAGTCTCGGATCCGAGACGGGCTGCGAAGGTTTCTCTTGGCATGCGTCGTCGGAGACTGGAGATGCTGAGATCGAAGTTCTCAACGTCACGGTGACCAAAGAGGAAGAAGAAACAGAGACTGAGGTTGTTGAGATTGAACAAGAACCAATCACGGTTCCAAATCACACACCATGCATCGAGCTGCCTCGAGGATCGTTCCCTCCTCCGATTCGTTCTCTCTCGAGCCAATCGGGTTCGGCTCTGCACATGAAAACTCGCCGTGACAATGGCCGATTGGTTCTCGAGGCTGTCTCTATGCCGTCGCACAACAACTTCTCCGCCAAGCGCCAAGACGGACACCTCCTCCTCGCTTTCGTAGAAATCAGCGACAAATTTGACATCGCTAGCGACGAAGAAGACGAAACTGCTGAGCTTCAGTGGTTCGACGATGAAGAAGAAGAAGAGGAGGAGGTACAAGACGAGTTTGCCTATAAGCCCAATGGGCTTCAGTATACGCTACCACAAAATCAAAGTGGGCTTATTACTGTTCATAGGTTGGCCCATAAGCCTATTGGAGTACCAAAGAGAAACTCGAGATGGCATGCGGCAGATGAGTTCGAGACCAAATCCGACGTAGTCCACTCCCTACCACCAAGGCCAAGGGTGGCTCATCTCGCTCGGTCAATGAAACCGCCGTCCACCGTGGACGACACCGTTGGAGCCGCTTGCTTCAACGCATGTGACTACTCTTGGAAGCCCACTATCACTGAAAATTTGGGCCATAACACAAAAACCCAATTTCAAGCACAAAACTATGTCCACAAATCAATCGGCCTTGGACATGACGGTTGGATAAATGGTTGCAAGGAACGAAGGAGATCTCTTTTGTCTGTTGAGCCTTTCTGCATTGCCACTTCATAA
- the LOC106315530 gene encoding J domain-containing protein spf31-like → MGDLKVDDDAILKSFLAEVGEVERDNEVVRILSCFKLNPFEHLNLSFDSSTDDVKRQYRKISLMVHPDKCKHPQAQEAFGALAKAQQLLLNDQERDYILTQVHAAKQELKMKRKKQLKKDTASKIKSLVDEGKHEQLYEQSEEFQKELKLKVREILTDQEWRRRKMAMRISEEEGRLKKDEEEQKEIRKKKREHEEQWEGTRENRVSSWRDFMKAGKKAKKGETRPPKLKTEDPNKSYVQRPVKKG, encoded by the exons ATGGGAGATCTAAAAGTAGACGACGATGCGATACTAAAATCGTTCCTCGCGGAGGTCGGTGAGGTTGAGAGGGACAACGAAGTCGTCAG GATTCTCTCATGCTTCAAGCTGAACCCGTTTGAGCATCTTAACTTATCTTTCGATTCTTCCACGGATGATGTTAAACGGCAGTACAGAAAG ATATCTTTGATGGTTCACCCTGACAAATGCAAGCATCCTCAAGCACAGGAGGCTTTTGGAG CATTGGCAAAGGCGCAACAGCTACTGCTAAACGACCAAGAAAGAGATTATATTCTCACTCAAGTCCATGCTGCCAAAC AAGAGCTTAAGATGAAGAGAAAGAAACAGTTGAAGAAAGATACCGCCTCTAAAATAAAGTCCTTGGTTGATGAG GGAAAGCATGAGCAACTATATGAGCAATCTGAAGAGTTTCAGAAGGAGCTTAAGTTAAAGGTCCGAGAGATATTAACAGACCAAGAATGGCGTAGGAGAAAAATGGCTATGAGG ATATCAGAAGAAGAGGGAAGACTGAAGAAGGATGAAGAAGAACAAAAGGAGATACGGAAGAAAAAGCGTGAGCATGAAGAACAGTGGGAAGGAACGAGAGAAAACAGG GTGTCAAGCTGGAGAGACTTCATGAAAGCAGGAAAGAAG GCCAAAAAGGGAGAGACTCGTCCTCCAAAATTGAAGACTGAGGATCCAAACAAATCATACGTTCAAAGGCCGGTCAAGAAAGGCTGA
- the LOC106319308 gene encoding chaperone protein dnaJ 3-like, translated as MFRRGPSSKSDNTKFYEILGVPKTASPEDLKKAYKKAAIKNHPDKGGDPEKFKEIAQAYEVLSDPEKREIYDQYGEDALKEGMGGGGGGHDPFDIFSSFFGGGGSPFGGGSSRGRRQRRGEDVVHPLKVSLEDLYLGTTKKLSLSRNTLCSKCNGKGSKSGASSTCSGCQGSGMKVSIRQLGPGMIQQMQHPCHDCKGTGETINDRDRCPQCKGDKVVSEKKVLEVAVEKGMQHSQKITFSGQADEAPDTVTGDIVFVIQQKEHPKFKRKGDDLFVEHTLSLTEALCGFQFVLTHLDKRQLLIKSSPGEVVKPDSYRAITDEGMPMHQRPFMKGKLYIHFTVDFPDSLSPDQTKAIEAVLPKPKADLSDMEIDECEETTLHDVNIEDEMRRKAQAQREAYDDDDDDEEGPGGAQRVQCAQQ; from the exons ATGTTCAGAAGAGGACCTTCGAGTAAGAGCGACAACACCAAGTTCTACGAGATCCTCGGCGTCCCCAAGACCGCATCACCCGAAGATCTCAAAAAGGCTTACAAGAAAGCCGCCATAAAAAACCATCCCGACAAAGGTGGAGATCCCGAAAAG TTCAAAGAGATAGCTCAGGCTTATGAAGTCTTAAGTGATCCGGAGAAGCGTGAGATCTACGATCAGTATGGAGAGGATGCACTCAAGGAGGGAATGGGCGGTGGAGGCGGTGGGCATGATCCGTTTGATATCTTCTCGTCCTTCTTTGGTGGTGGTGGTAGCCCATTTGGAG GTGGCAGCAGCCGTGGAAGGAGGCAGAGGCGTGGTGAAGACGTTGTTCACCCTCTTAAGGTTTCACTAGAAGACCTTTATCTCGGAACAACGAAGAAGCTCTCACTTTCTAGGAATACTTTGTGCTCCAAGTGTAACGG AAAGGGTTCAAAGTCTGGAGCTTCATCAACATGTAGTGGATGTCAAGGATCTGGAATGAAGGTTTCGATCAGACAGCTTGGACCTGGAATGATTCAGCAGATGCAGCATCCTTGTCATGATTGCAAAGGTACAGGAGAGACCATCAATGACCGTGACAGGTGTCCACAGTGCAAAGGGGATAAGGTTGTATCTGAGAAGAAGGTGCTTGAAGTAGCTGTGGAAAAGGGAATGCAGCATAGTCAGAAGATCACATTCAGTGGACAAGCAGATGAAGCG CCTGATACAGTCACTGGTGATATCGTGTTCGTCATTCAGCAGAAGGAGCACCCAAAGTTCAAGAGAAAGGGAGATGATCTCTTTGTGGAGCATACCCTCTCTCTTACAGAAGCCCTCTGTGGGTTCCAGTTTGTCTTGACCCATTTGGACAAAAGGCAGCTCCTCATCAAATCCAGTCCCGGGGAGGTTGTGAAGCCAG ATTCATACAGGGCGATAACCGATGAGGGAATGCCTATGCACCAAAGGCCGTTCATGAAGGGCAAGCTTTACATCCACTTCACGGTCGACTTCCCTGACTCGCTGAGCCCTGACCAGACAAAGGCCATTGAAGCGGTTTTGCCGAAGCCAAAGGCGGATCTGAGCGACATGGAAATAGACGAGTGCGAGGAGACGACGCTGCACGATGTGAACATTGAGGATGAGATGAGAAGGAAGGCTCAAGCTCAAAGAGAGGCTTATGATGATGACGATGATGATGAAGAAGGCCCAGGCGGTGCTCAGCGTGTGCAATGCGCCCAGCAGTGA